AGGCGGCTTGCCTTGCAGATATTTCAGCCGGCCGGAATTCATCAGATCGGCCATGCCATGCACAACCGACCAGATGCCCGCCACCTCGGCCATCAGTGATTCGTCCTGCAGCAGACCGGCGAGGGAAGCCGCGCCGGTGTCTCCGCGCAGCCGGCGCACGCCCTCCACCAGATGCAGGAAGGAAGCGGAAGCGGCCTTGTCCAGCGCAGGATCGGCGAAGTCCGGCCGGTCGGACGAGAAGATCAGCCGGAACAGCGCCGGGCTGCGCGCGGCGAAATCCAGATAGCCCTGGCCGGCGGCGTTCATCTGGGCCGCCGGGTCCGGCGCGGCGGTGCGTTGGGCCGCCCGCATGCTTTCCAGGAAGCGCGTGAATCCTTCCGCCGCCAGCGCCGTCAGCAGGCCGCGCGCATCGCCGAAATGATGGGTGGGTGCTGCGTGGCTCACGCCGGCGCGCTTGGCCACACCCCGCAGCGAGAAAGCTTCCACGCCCTTTTCCGTCAGCTCTGCCTCGGCCGCCTCGATCAGCGCCGCGCGCAGATTGCCGTGATGATAGTGCCGGCCCGATGCCGGTGCGGCGGGTTTCGCGTCTTCCTGCATGGCTCTTCCCGGTTGCGGCCCTGACTCCTGAATAGCGCCTCTTGGCGGCCCGGTCAAAATAATCTTGACAGTATCAAGATTGCCGTTCATTCGTATCTTTACATCGTCAAGTTAGGAGGTTGTCATGTCCCCCGATGCATTGTTCCAACTGGCCAATACGGCTGCCCTGCTGGGCTGGGCCGGGCTTTTGGCCACCCCTCTGGCGCCGCGCCTGTTGCCGCGCCTGTCCGCCCTGCTGGTGCCGGGCCTGCTGTCGCTGGCCTATACCGGCCTGATCCTGGCCTTCTGGTCCGGCGCCGAGGGCGGGTTCGACTCCCTGGAAAATGTGATGATCCTGTTCACCCAGCCGGAAATTGTGCTGGCCGGCTGGCTGCATTACCTGGCCTTCGACCTGTTTGTCGGGGCATGGGAAGTGCGGGCGGGACAGCGCGCCGGCATGCCGTTCTGGCTGGTCCTGCCCTGCCTGCCGCTGACCTTCCTGTTCGGTCCCGCCGGCTTCGTTGCGTTCCTCATCCTGCGGGCCGCCCACCAGATTTTCCGTCCGGCCATGGCGGGGGAGGCGGTGCAATGAGCACGCTGGCAATGGATGGGGCCGGCTTCCGGTCCGCCCACCCGCTGAGCCGTCTGTTCCTTGGCCTGTTCGGCGCGGAAAGACTGTTTGCCGCAACGGCGCTGGTGCTGCTGCTGATGATACCGCCGACGCTGCTGGCGATGGCATTCGATGGGCGCATGCTGCTGGGCGAAAATCTCTGGATCAAGCCGCTGAAGTTCGAGATTTCCCTGACGGTCTATTTCCTCACGCTGGCCTTCTTTGCGCGCTGGCTGCCGGCCGGCATGACGGAAACCCGATGGTACCGGCTGTTCGCGGGCGGGGTGGTGCTGAGCACGGCGCTGGAAATGGTGTGGATCGGCGCGGCCGCTGCACACGGCGTCCCGTCGCATTTCAACCAGGATATCCCCGTCATGGCGGCGATCTATCCGCTGAT
This window of the Oceanibaculum nanhaiense genome carries:
- a CDS encoding ABA4-like family protein, producing the protein MSPDALFQLANTAALLGWAGLLATPLAPRLLPRLSALLVPGLLSLAYTGLILAFWSGAEGGFDSLENVMILFTQPEIVLAGWLHYLAFDLFVGAWEVRAGQRAGMPFWLVLPCLPLTFLFGPAGFVAFLILRAAHQIFRPAMAGEAVQ
- a CDS encoding TetR/AcrR family transcriptional regulator translates to MQEDAKPAAPASGRHYHHGNLRAALIEAAEAELTEKGVEAFSLRGVAKRAGVSHAAPTHHFGDARGLLTALAAEGFTRFLESMRAAQRTAAPDPAAQMNAAGQGYLDFAARSPALFRLIFSSDRPDFADPALDKAASASFLHLVEGVRRLRGDTGAASLAGLLQDESLMAEVAGIWSVVHGMADLMNSGRLKYLQGKPPEFRQRILAEVLRRLSAP